The Aquicella siphonis DNA segment CTGGGCGCCTTAATTATCTATGGCGTAGGCGATATCCTGGGTGCAGGAATTTATGCTCTCGTGGGAAAAATTGCAGGTCATGCGGGCCCCTTGACGTGGCTGTCTTTCGCTATTGCAATGGCTATCGTATTTCTTACCGCACTTAGTTACAGCGAGCTCGGCAGCCGTATTCCAAGAAGCGGCGGCGTTTCGGTATATGTTCAAGAAGCTTTTGATCGTAAGTGGTTATCGATTTGTGTAGGTTTACTCCTTTTCAGCGCGACTGTTTTCTCCATGTCAACCTTATCGCAAGCGTTTGCAGGTTATATAAAAGGCATAGGGTTTAATTTACCAAATTGGTTAGACGTCTTTGGGTTTTTTGTCATTCTATTAATAATTAATGTGCGCGGAATTAAACAATCTTCGGTAGCTAATATCATAAGTACTACTATTGAAGTAAGCGGGTTATTCATTGTATTAGGTTGTGGATTTTGGTATTTATTTAAGTCAGAACATCAAGCTATTGCTATGTCATCTGAAGCAATGCCTGGTATGGTAGATATATTTCAAGGAGCTGCCTTAGCGTTTTTTGCTTTCACGGGTTTTGAAGATATTGCCAATGTGGCGGAGGAAGTAAAACAACCAGAGAGAAATATACCGCGCGCTATACTGTCTTCTCTTGGCATCGCTGGTGTTTTATATTTAACAGTAAGCTGGGCAGCTACCGCAATTATTCCTGGGAACGTGCTTAATCAATCAGAGGCACCCTTGTTAGATGTCGTCAGAAAATCTTATCCGGCAATGCCCATTTATATTTTTTCACTCATTGCGATTTTTGCGGTTTTTAATACGACATTATTAAATTATATCACGGCATCACGCTTACTATATGGTATGTCAGAATCGCGTTTATTACCGAAATTTTTGCAAACCGTACATGGTAAATATCATACACCTTATATTGCAATTCTTTTGATATTTCCATTGGTTCTTGGACTAGGTTTAGTAGGCACATTAAAAGAACTGGCAAGTTCAACAAGTGCAATCGTGTTAGTCGTGTTTTCGTTTAGTAATATTGCGTTGATAAAAATCAAGTTGGCAAAGAAAAAAATAGACGCCAAAACATTTCAAATTCCTATGATAATTCCCTGGCTAGCCGTCATATTAAATGTGATTGCGATTAGCTTCCTGCCATTTCGCAGCCTCATTCCAGCGGCAATTTTTATTTGTGTGGGATTAATCATAAGCTGGGTATCAATAAAATTTTTTCCTACCTGAACTAAATGAGCGTCTTGTCGAATATTATAAAAAACCATTTAAAACGTTTTTGTAAAAAATGCTTAAAATCTAGCTCTATTCTTGCCGATTTAATGTTTGCTTAATATTTGAGGTGCATAGTGTCGTATTAATGGATTTTAATGCGATAAACATATGTCACGTCAGCAAGGAGCTAAGTCATGTTAAGGAAGAAATTAATAGTATTAATGGTTGAAAAAACTCATATCGAGTTAAATGATCTTGAAGTAATAGAAGAAATTTTATTGGCGAGTAAAACTAGAGAATATCTTCAGCGCCATCCGCAGGATCTGTAAATAATCTTGTGTAATTAGCCATAGTGTATAATCTGTTCGTTCCATGAGGAGCGGACAATTATAAAGAGAAAAACTATGCCTAAAAATATAGATGAATTGATTAAAGAAATAGTAAGCACCTGTAAGACACAGGAAGATTTTAAGGTAAAGACCGATAAAGGCATTATCAATAAATCGGTTTATCTGGCGTTAGGGGTCAATGTCAGCAGCAATAAGGAGCTGCTCGGAATGTGGATCAGCCAAAATGAAGGCGCCAAATTCTGGCTGAATGTGTTAACTGACCTGAAAAATCGCGGCCTGGATGAAATATTCATTGCTTGCGTTGATGGCCTGACGGGGCTCCCTAAGGCGATTGAAACGGTTTATCCTCATGCGAAAGTGCAGCTATGCATTGTCCATAAAATCCGTCAGTCGCTCTCCTGTGTCAGCTGGAAAGAGCGTAAAATCCTTGCCGCTGACCTCAAGGAAATCCGAACAGTTTTATTTCTTCCTGAGTTTTTAGCTTGATAATGCGCATATTGTCGGCATGAATAGGATATGCAGCTAATGATCAAATTAACTAATGCATCTAATGACGGTTTTTATAACTGCTTTCTGAATCTTTAGAATGATCGGTTGCTAATTTGTCCTGTTTTTTACTTCTGAATAGTGATGTCACCAGTTTTATAGGATTGCGTATGACCTTGCCTTTGTGGGGAACTTTCCGTTTATCCTGTTGATGACCTGCGTCCAGTTTGGATGCCGCCTCGGAAGTTGGCTTGACGGGTGTGACAGGCTTTGGATGTGTAATAGGTGACGGTTGGTGTGTGTCAAATTGACGGTCTTTCACATTCATGCCATACAGTTCAGCGCGCCAATCATTATAAACTTTTCTTGCTTCGGGATCTTTTGATGTATTCATTTTTTCACGTATTGCCTCATCCAATGTTTCCTTGAATTCCTTACAATCTTTTGCAATATCAAACGGGGTTTGTTTCTGAGCATTATTGGATGACAGTAACGGATCAGCGCCTCGTCTTATAAGGTTATTTGCCAAAAGATTCAGTTCATCTGCTAATTCACGATTTCCTGCTTTACTTGCAGCCGCGGCTCGTTCAGCAAGGTGATGAAACAATGTTTTTCCATCGGCATCATAAGAGTCTATTAATTTACACATGGATTCATTATTCATAAAATAAGTATCAATTTCATTAAGATCTTTTGCATCTCCGGATTTCATCATTTCCCAGATGGCTGGCGGTATGACGGTTCCGCCCTTGTTATCCCATGACGGGTCGATTTGCGGCTGTGGTTCGGGTTTGGCAAGAGAAGCCTGTTTTGCCTCTATCTGGCGGGAAATCACATCAAGTCGTTGTTCGACATTTTGTTTGAAATCAGCATTAATGAGTTCAACAATTTTGTCAAACTTGCCAGAGTCAATTGCATTTTGGTTCTCTTTAGTGAGAGGGAATGTGGAAAGTTGACCGCGGCGTTTCAATAGATGTTCATGGATTTGAATCAGTTCGGGGTTTGTAGCATCATTTTGTAGTAATCCTTCACATTTTTGTAATGCAAGGTTAACTTGTACTTGCATATCCTGCCATCGCGCATACTGGCTTTTTGGTTGCGTAGAAACCGGGCTGACGGAATCTGCGCCGGACACGGCTTCTGGCTGTGCTTTCCCTTTTGCGCTCACGCCTGCGCGATGTTGCTTCTCCAGTGCTGCGGCATTGACAGCAATGGCTTGCAGCATGGCTTCGCCATTTTTAACCTGCGTGGCATCAAGGGATGATTTTTTCACTGGGTCAAGGAATTCATTATATAAAAATTGAATATCTTGCCGGGTTAGTTGTCGGGGGCCTGTATCAGCGGTAAATTGGATGTTGGCGGCTGACAGGGTATTTTCAACATTTTTCAAGGCCTTGATAATGCTTTCTGGCGGTTGTTGATTGTATTTCGCCAATGCCTCAAACGGGGTCGGCGGCGGTGCTTTGCGCTGTTGTTGAGGCTTCTTCGTAGAAGTTGGAGTTGCTCCGCTGGGGGATTGGACGCGGGCAGCGCTGCTTTGTTGTACCTGTTCCATTTTTTTTGCCTGCTCCATTTCCAGACTGTTTAATTGGGTGATGCTGTCCCTGTATGCTTCCAGCACGCGTACCAGTTTGATTTCCTCATGTTTAACCGAGCTGACAAGCGAGGTTGCATCTTTATGCCGCTTTTGCAGGATAGGATTATCAGCTTTGTTTTCGAGTAAGCGATTTATGTATTGGTATTTCTCCTCAGTTGTGCTCAGCAAGGTGAGTGTTCCAATCACGCCAAAAATGAATTTCTGACGTTCAATACCAATAGTGGAAGTGTCGTGTTGCAGAGAATTCCGGTATTCAAGCAAGCCAATCCATTTGTCAGTCAGGTCACGGCGGGCTTGTTCCATAGGCGAAACTTTGAGTTCTGCATCAGGTGTGAGTAATTGACCATATACTTCCTTTATAAGTGCAACCACTGTTGTATCCTGGTTTTTCATTTCCCTCACATTGATTTTTGCCTGATGGTGCGTGGTCAGCCAGGAGCTGGTCATCTGTTCATGCAGATAAATCATCATGTCTTCGGTTTTGCCGCAAAGGTGCATATTTAGCATTTTTGCGGTGACTTCTTTTAGTGCCTCATAACGACGGTTTATAATTTTATCGTTTCCGCGAAGATCATCATCCTTGACACCAGGATTTCGATCTTTAATTTCTTTTACGCGTTCAGCCAGTTCTGCCTGGTACTCAAGAAGTTGTGCATAAGCAGGAGCAGCGGCAATAAGCTGTTGTTTTGCCTCTTCGCGCGGGGCTTCAGTATAGCTTTTAGAGGCTTTTAACATCTTTGCTGCAGCATCAGAAAGTTTTCTTGATAAACTCTGCGTCGCTTGTGAAGCCGGATCAGAGGCTTTGCTGTTCAATTTAATTCGCTCTGATTTGGTCACTTTAAATTCAGGATTTTTAATTTCTATGACGATTTCTTCGAATGCCTTTTTGACAGTATCCAGTTCTTTCGGATAACCTTGCGGATATTGATTTATAATATGACCAACACCATTAAGATAATTTTGAATTGCCTCTAGATAGAGATCCTTGTTTTCCTTGTCTATGGATTTCGTTATAGCTGACTCAAGTTCTTTGGTGAGAGCAAGAAGTTCAGCTTTCACATTCAGGATTTTCATGTTTTCAACCAGCTCGGGAAAATTGGCGGGATTTACGGCCGGTATGACTTTGGCTTGGTCTATTGCATTTCCGAATGGCTGATATGCTTGATCATATACCTCTTTTACCAATTTCAAATTTTTCTGCTCTTGAGCATTTCGCTGTTGTTTCAGGGATAAGGCGTGGTCACTCAATTTTCTTTCAGTTGCATCTAGATCAACAACAGGGTGGTCATTCAAAAGACCTTTCAGTATGCTTTCGATTTGTTCTTGCTCATCCTTCTTGTAGTCAGAATGTGAGCTTTCCAGAATCAAAAGCGGTTTTCCCTTTTTAGTTGCCAATGCCTTGTCCACATCTTCCAAGGTCAAGCCGCGCTCACTTAACAAATCCTTTAGGCTTTCGATAATAGCCTGCATTTCCGCATCAGGACCCTCTTTTGTGGATTTGCTTGCGCGCTTCTGTTGAAGGGCGGCCAAGTCTTTTTTGAGAGAGGCAAAATCTCTGTCATTTAGATTTTTCTTGGCTTCCTCTAGCACATCACTATCCGCGGGCTCGCGTATTTGCTTTATTAGTTTGATTTTCTCTTCTGTATTTAAATAGGCGAATAGCATGGCATCACTATGCCCGGCCATGCAGACGCCGATACGCCGCATTAATATGTTAATATTCGGGATTTTATGGCCCTGAAATTTTGTCGTCTCTGCTTCCAGGATTTCATCTGTTGAGATGTCGCCTTTATATAATCCGCGCAGTTTTTCCATTGCTTTTGATGCTTCTGGTGAAAGACCATATAAGCCCTCATCAGTTCTGAACAATTGATAAACGCCATCCATATGTAATCCGGAGTAAATGGCCTGGGCGCCGAAGAAGTTGCCTGATTTAGTCATTTCCTCCGCAATAAAAATATAGCGTTCAATCGTCTGTCTTCTAATTTCAGGATCTTCAATGCTCAGGATCTTCCATTTGATACCTTCAGAAAGATTACTGGAGGCAACAGCGATATGTTTTGCCAGATCTTCAATATCCCCCGGTTTCTTGACATCTTCAATTTTGAGAGTATTGAAAGCTGTTTCAGCAGCATGTGTTAATGTGGTGGCATATACATCAATAATCCTGCCCTGCATTTCCGCGACTTTTTCTCTAAGCTGCGGATTTGACCCCAGCAATTGTTTTGTCTCTGGCCGGCTTAAGGCTTGATCAAACTGACTGATCAAAGCGTTCATATCGCCTTGTCTTTGGTCAGGAGGAGAGGCGAGAAAGGATTCCAGCTGCTGAATGATATCTTGAATGCCAGACGTTGTTTGGGATTGTGTAGAAGTCATTACTTTCCCCTCCTCATTGCTATGTGATAACCATATGATTATTATAAATATTTTTTATTTTACTTTAATCGTATTCATGCTTATCAGTTATAACTATGAATACCTTACACTTCAGTATAGTAAGTAAATGGAGTTTTGCCTTATATCTACATTAACTGCTGATCACATCCTGACATATTTGAATTATCCTGATAATTCAATCATCTTATCTTCGCGGTAGCGGATAAATACTATCAAGCTATTGATAATTATTATATTTATATCTTTTCCCTTGCTGTTTTGGCGGATATTCGAGGGTCAAATGAATAAAGCGGCAGGTTCATTGTGACAGCCTGTAATAAAAAAAGCTAAAATGAAATATCAGACCAATGGAATGAGATGCCATTACATGGAATACCTTGAAAACCGCACCTTCGATGAAATCCAGATAGGCGATACCGACAGCCTGACGCGGACTCTTACTGAAAAAGACATACAGGTTTTCGCCATCATGTCGGGCGACATTAATCCTGCGCATGTCGATATTGAATATGCGCAAAGCGACATGTTTCATAAAATCATCGGTCACGGCATGTGGGGCGGCGCGCTGATTTCCACGGTGCTGGGAACTCAACTGCCCGGTCCCGGAACCATTTATGTGGGTCAAACAATCCGCTTCAAGAGGCCGGTGGGAATCGGCGATACCCTGACAGTGAAGGTCACGGCCACGGAAAAGAATCCGGAAAAAAAACGTGTAACATTTGCGTGTGAAGTGCGCAACCAGGATAATGACATGGTCATGGAAGGCCAGGCCGAAGTGGTCGCGCCCGTCAAAAAAATCCGCCGTTTGAAAGCCGTGCTGCCGCATATCGCATTGCGCCGGCCTTATTCTCTGTTTGATCCTTATCTGACAGAGGCAAAAAAGATTGGTCCCTTGCGCGCGGGTGTCATCCATCCCGTGCATGCCAAGATCATAGAAGCGGTGCATGACGCGCAGCGGTCAGGTTTTATCATTCCGGTCCTGATGGGAAAGAAGGAATTGATCCTGCGCGCGGCGCAGGAGGCTGAAATCGATGTCAGTGATTATGAAATCATTGACGTGGAACACAGTCATCTTGCCGCGGTAAAAGCCATCGCGCTTGCGCGCAGCGGCGAGGTGGGCATGCTGGTGCGCGGCGGCGTTACCAAGGAAGAATTGCTGCATGCCATGCAAAAGCCTGACAAAGGACTGATGACGGAGCGGCACATGAGTTATGTTCTGGTGCTGGATGTTCCGACGTATCCCAAGGCGCTGATCTTAACGGACCCCATGGTGAATGTGGATCCCGGTCTGGAAGTCAAACGCGGCATCACACAAAACGCCATTGATTTCGCCAAGGCGCTGGGAGTGGAACAACCCAAAGTTGCCATATTGGCGGGCATGGATAATGTAAGTCCGGCGATGCGTTCCACGGTGGATGCCGCGGGGCTTTGCAAAATGGCAGAGCGCGGACAAATCAAAGGCGGCATTCTGGATGGGCCGCTGACTTTTGATAACGTGATTTCAGCAGAAGTGGCCCAGTCCAAGGGCATCACTTCGCCAGTGATTGGCGATGCCGATATTCTGGTGGTGCCAAGCGTGGAGACGGGCAATATTCTGGCGGAACAGCTGGAATATCTCGCTGAATCCCGTAACGCGGGATTATTGCTGGGAAGCCGTGTTCCCGTTTTAATGAGCCGCATTAACGATGTTTATTCCAGCACTGTTGCATGCGCGCTGGCCATTTTAAGCGTGGATCATCATAAGAAGGAAGCGGTCAAATTGTCTAAGGAGTTGTCATGAACAAAGGAAAAAAGGAAACAAAA contains these protein-coding regions:
- a CDS encoding APC family permease — protein: MNSKVHSGLIRALGLGALIIYGVGDILGAGIYALVGKIAGHAGPLTWLSFAIAMAIVFLTALSYSELGSRIPRSGGVSVYVQEAFDRKWLSICVGLLLFSATVFSMSTLSQAFAGYIKGIGFNLPNWLDVFGFFVILLIINVRGIKQSSVANIISTTIEVSGLFIVLGCGFWYLFKSEHQAIAMSSEAMPGMVDIFQGAALAFFAFTGFEDIANVAEEVKQPERNIPRAILSSLGIAGVLYLTVSWAATAIIPGNVLNQSEAPLLDVVRKSYPAMPIYIFSLIAIFAVFNTTLLNYITASRLLYGMSESRLLPKFLQTVHGKYHTPYIAILLIFPLVLGLGLVGTLKELASSTSAIVLVVFSFSNIALIKIKLAKKKIDAKTFQIPMIIPWLAVILNVIAISFLPFRSLIPAAIFICVGLIISWVSIKFFPT
- a CDS encoding bifunctional enoyl-CoA hydratase/phosphate acetyltransferase; the encoded protein is MEYLENRTFDEIQIGDTDSLTRTLTEKDIQVFAIMSGDINPAHVDIEYAQSDMFHKIIGHGMWGGALISTVLGTQLPGPGTIYVGQTIRFKRPVGIGDTLTVKVTATEKNPEKKRVTFACEVRNQDNDMVMEGQAEVVAPVKKIRRLKAVLPHIALRRPYSLFDPYLTEAKKIGPLRAGVIHPVHAKIIEAVHDAQRSGFIIPVLMGKKELILRAAQEAEIDVSDYEIIDVEHSHLAAVKAIALARSGEVGMLVRGGVTKEELLHAMQKPDKGLMTERHMSYVLVLDVPTYPKALILTDPMVNVDPGLEVKRGITQNAIDFAKALGVEQPKVAILAGMDNVSPAMRSTVDAAGLCKMAERGQIKGGILDGPLTFDNVISAEVAQSKGITSPVIGDADILVVPSVETGNILAEQLEYLAESRNAGLLLGSRVPVLMSRINDVYSSTVACALAILSVDHHKKEAVKLSKELS
- a CDS encoding RasGEF domain-containing protein, giving the protein MTSTQSQTTSGIQDIIQQLESFLASPPDQRQGDMNALISQFDQALSRPETKQLLGSNPQLREKVAEMQGRIIDVYATTLTHAAETAFNTLKIEDVKKPGDIEDLAKHIAVASSNLSEGIKWKILSIEDPEIRRQTIERYIFIAEEMTKSGNFFGAQAIYSGLHMDGVYQLFRTDEGLYGLSPEASKAMEKLRGLYKGDISTDEILEAETTKFQGHKIPNINILMRRIGVCMAGHSDAMLFAYLNTEEKIKLIKQIREPADSDVLEEAKKNLNDRDFASLKKDLAALQQKRASKSTKEGPDAEMQAIIESLKDLLSERGLTLEDVDKALATKKGKPLLILESSHSDYKKDEQEQIESILKGLLNDHPVVDLDATERKLSDHALSLKQQRNAQEQKNLKLVKEVYDQAYQPFGNAIDQAKVIPAVNPANFPELVENMKILNVKAELLALTKELESAITKSIDKENKDLYLEAIQNYLNGVGHIINQYPQGYPKELDTVKKAFEEIVIEIKNPEFKVTKSERIKLNSKASDPASQATQSLSRKLSDAAAKMLKASKSYTEAPREEAKQQLIAAAPAYAQLLEYQAELAERVKEIKDRNPGVKDDDLRGNDKIINRRYEALKEVTAKMLNMHLCGKTEDMMIYLHEQMTSSWLTTHHQAKINVREMKNQDTTVVALIKEVYGQLLTPDAELKVSPMEQARRDLTDKWIGLLEYRNSLQHDTSTIGIERQKFIFGVIGTLTLLSTTEEKYQYINRLLENKADNPILQKRHKDATSLVSSVKHEEIKLVRVLEAYRDSITQLNSLEMEQAKKMEQVQQSSAARVQSPSGATPTSTKKPQQQRKAPPPTPFEALAKYNQQPPESIIKALKNVENTLSAANIQFTADTGPRQLTRQDIQFLYNEFLDPVKKSSLDATQVKNGEAMLQAIAVNAAALEKQHRAGVSAKGKAQPEAVSGADSVSPVSTQPKSQYARWQDMQVQVNLALQKCEGLLQNDATNPELIQIHEHLLKRRGQLSTFPLTKENQNAIDSGKFDKIVELINADFKQNVEQRLDVISRQIEAKQASLAKPEPQPQIDPSWDNKGGTVIPPAIWEMMKSGDAKDLNEIDTYFMNNESMCKLIDSYDADGKTLFHHLAERAAAASKAGNRELADELNLLANNLIRRGADPLLSSNNAQKQTPFDIAKDCKEFKETLDEAIREKMNTSKDPEARKVYNDWRAELYGMNVKDRQFDTHQPSPITHPKPVTPVKPTSEAASKLDAGHQQDKRKVPHKGKVIRNPIKLVTSLFRSKKQDKLATDHSKDSESSYKNRH